TTGCGCTTCGGCTCCGCCTCGGGCTTTGCAGACGGCGGGGCCGAGGCGGGCTGCGCGGCTGCGGGTTCAGGCTTCGGCGCGGGCTTGGGTGCATTGCCATCCACCGTGAAGGCAGTCGTCACCTGCGTATGCACCTCTCCGGGAGGAGCCTGAGGAACCTCGGGGCCGGGAGCCAGTCCGGCGGCCTGCGCCTCCGGGAAAGGGTGCTCCGCGGCGGCCTGCGAAGGTGTCAGCGGCTTGCCGTCAGCCACCTGCACGGCCACCGGCGCGGGCTGTGGTGCAGGACACCCGCAGTTGGTCGTCTCCGTGTCGATCACCTTGGTCATCGATCCGCCGACAAATAGCAGATGCTGGCCCGGCTTGATGAAATAGCCCTCGGGTCCGAAGGGATTCGTCACATGCAGCGGTGGAGTCTCTGGCCGGCTGCGATTGTCCACGCAGGTATCGCCATTCGGCGTCACACGCAGCCGCAGGTCGAGCAGACCGGTTCCGGT
Above is a genomic segment from Terriglobus tenax containing:
- a CDS encoding nuclease — its product is MTYSFQPGCPILVTLGWVLLTAALPALAQQPIGTVITENASVSGLVTVSNQKATIANQGSITAATNRTAELTLTRGGSVKVCSTSSVHVSQASAANPPLLLALDRGALEASFPATAADTLMTPDLRFQVTGTGLLDLRLRVTPNGDTCVDNRSRPETPPLHVTNPFGPEGYFIKPGQHLLFVGGSMTKVIDTETTNCGCPAPQPAPVAVQVADGKPLTPSQAAAEHPFPEAQAAGLAPGPEVPQAPPGEVHTQVTTAFTVDGNAPKPAPKPEPAAAQPASAPPSAKPEAEPKRNAFQSIGHFFRRIFGGK